A genome region from Urocitellus parryii isolate mUroPar1 chromosome X, mUroPar1.hap1, whole genome shotgun sequence includes the following:
- the Kantr gene encoding KDM5C adjacent transcript gives MSPFSLLILVICAFSLFFLINLTRGLSILLVFSKNQLLALLLLSIVSLFSISLISALIFFDLLPSTFFGFILLFFF, from the coding sequence ATGTCTCCTTTTTCATTGCTAATATTGGTTATTTGTGCCTTCTCACTTTTTTTCTTGATCAATCTCACCAGAGGTTTgtctattttattagtattttcaaagaaccagcttttggctTTGTTGCTTCTCTCTATTgtatctttgttttctatttctttaatttctgctCTTATCTTTTTTGATCTCCTTCCTTCCACATTTTTTGGGTTTattctgttattctttttctga